From a region of the Coprococcus comes ATCC 27758 genome:
- a CDS encoding permease — protein MKIIKNGWDFFQDQILGMHWLKDLIGKLLVKAGLGEGRFPGEFLHFFLYDIIKIFVLLAVLIFVISYIQSYFPPEKSRKIMGRFHGIWANLIGALLGTVTPFCSCSSIPIFMGFTSAGLPLGVTFSFLISSPMVDLGSLVLLMSVFGGKIAFAYVIVGLVIAVIGGTIIERLHMEDQVADFIRQAPNVEVASPSLTIADRMDYAKNQVVVTVKKVAPYIVVGVIIGAAIHNLIPEYIVRSILGKQTWYAVPLATAVGVPMYADIFGTIPVAESLLAKGAGLGTILSFMMAVTTLSLPSMVMLSKAIKKKLLGTFIGIVCIGIIIVGYVFNVII, from the coding sequence TTTCTTTCAGGACCAGATTCTTGGAATGCACTGGCTGAAAGATCTGATCGGAAAACTTCTTGTTAAAGCCGGATTGGGAGAGGGAAGGTTTCCAGGAGAATTTCTTCACTTTTTCCTGTATGATATCATAAAAATTTTTGTGCTGCTTGCGGTGCTGATCTTTGTGATATCCTATATTCAAAGCTATTTTCCGCCAGAGAAAAGCAGAAAGATTATGGGAAGATTTCATGGAATCTGGGCGAATCTGATCGGAGCACTTCTAGGAACAGTGACTCCGTTCTGCTCCTGCTCATCGATTCCGATCTTTATGGGATTCACCAGTGCAGGATTGCCGCTGGGAGTTACTTTCTCGTTTCTGATTTCATCTCCGATGGTGGATTTGGGATCTCTGGTTCTTCTGATGAGTGTCTTTGGAGGGAAGATCGCATTTGCTTATGTGATTGTTGGACTTGTCATAGCTGTTATAGGGGGAACGATCATTGAGCGGCTGCATATGGAAGACCAGGTGGCAGATTTTATCCGGCAGGCGCCGAATGTGGAGGTAGCTTCGCCGTCGCTTACAATAGCAGACCGTATGGATTATGCAAAAAATCAGGTTGTGGTTACCGTCAAAAAGGTTGCTCCGTATATCGTTGTCGGAGTCATCATCGGGGCAGCTATCCACAATCTGATCCCAGAGTATATCGTCCGAAGCATTCTTGGAAAACAGACCTGGTACGCCGTGCCACTGGCGACAGCAGTAGGCGTTCCCATGTATGCGGATATTTTCGGAACCATCCCGGTTGCAGAAAGCCTGCTGGCAAAAGGTGCAGGACTTGGAACGATTCTTTCGTTTATGATGGCAGTGACAACCCTTTCACTTCCATCCATGGTAATGCTGTCCAAAGCAATCAAGAAAAAACTGCTTGGAACATTCATTGGAATCGTGTGTATCGGAATCATCATTGTGGGGTATGTGTTTAATGTGATAATATAG